CTGAGCATTGCTAATCTTGCGGCAGCACTTGCTCCGCATCTGCCTATTGGAAACACCGGTAGCAGCGGCAGTGGCGGGCTTTCGTTTGGCAAGCTATTAGGTGATTAGACCTCGAAAAACTCTGTGTATTACCTACATTCTCCCCTTTCGCCGTACCAGACACCTCCATTCATTCCCGATCAGTTCCTCCCGCCCCGCCATCTTCAGCCCCTCATACACAAGCCCGCGGTTCCCTTCATCCCTGTACTGCATCAGTGCCCGCTGTATCCTCTTCTCCCGCCCTTTTGCCACATGCACTTCCTTCAGAGTGAAAGGATTGAGACCCGTATAATACATGCAGGTAGAAACCGTCATCGGCGTAGGTGTAAAGTCCTGTACCTGTTCAGTATACAGGTCATTGTCCCTGATATACTCGGCAAAGTCTACCATATCCCCCACTGTACAGCCGGGATGACTGGACATGAAATACGGTATCAGGTATTGTTTCCTGCCAAGTTCCTTGTTCACTGATTCATATTTCCTTTTAAACTCTTCAAATACTTCCCTCGAAGGCTTGTGCATCATGTCAGTAACATGCAAGGTCACATGTTCAGGTGCAACCTTAAGCTGCCCGCTGACATGGTGCTCACACAGTTCCTGAAGATAACCTGAAGAATCAGCCAGCACCAGATCATACCGTATCCCGGACCCAATAAATACTTTCCTTACACCAGGTATGTCGCGTAGGCGGCGCAGGAGTTCGACCTGCTGCTCATGACTGGTATTAAGGCTCTTGCACAGGGGATGGGTGCATATCTTATCGGCACATGCTCCCTTTGTCTCCCACAGTTCGCAGTTCATGCCGTACATATTGGCAGTGGGTCCGCCCACATCCTGCACGATACCCTTAAAATCAGGCATCCTGGCCATTCGTTCTACCTCACGCACCATCGAATCAATGCTCCGGCTCTGAATGATGCGACCCTGGTGGTGGGTCAGTGCACAGAATGAACAGGACGCAAAGCATCCTCTGTGACTCACTATCGAGAATTTGACCGGAGCAAGAGCAGGTATGGGTTCTATGTATGACGGATGAGCCATCCTGGTAAAGGGCAGTTCATACACATGGTCAAGTTCAGCAGTGCTCAAGGGCATAGCAGGCTTGTTC
The ANME-2 cluster archaeon genome window above contains:
- a CDS encoding YgiQ family radical SAM protein, whose amino-acid sequence is MNKQPTFLPLSLNEAKILGFQQFDIILVTGDAYVDHPSFGTALVGRVLWDAGYRVGIIAQPDWKSDTDFRKLGKPRLFFGVTSGNVDSMVNNYTANLKKRHDDVYSPGGAGGLRPNRAAIVYADKLHALFPGTPIILGGIEASLRRFAHYDYWSDSVRQSILADAPADILVFGMGERQVVEIARRLSKGEEIRDLTDIAGTVIKLELKKWRAMEQEGYVELPSFVEVSQDKRVYGKAFGLHYQNQDPIRGRPVVQQHPKTVIIQNKPAMPLSTAELDHVYELPFTRMAHPSYIEPIPALAPVKFSIVSHRGCFASCSFCALTHHQGRIIQSRSIDSMVREVERMARMPDFKGIVQDVGGPTANMYGMNCELWETKGACADKICTHPLCKSLNTSHEQQVELLRRLRDIPGVRKVFIGSGIRYDLVLADSSGYLQELCEHHVSGQLKVAPEHVTLHVTDMMHKPSREVFEEFKRKYESVNKELGRKQYLIPYFMSSHPGCTVGDMVDFAEYIRDNDLYTEQVQDFTPTPMTVSTCMYYTGLNPFTLKEVHVAKGREKRIQRALMQYRDEGNRGLVYEGLKMAGREELIGNEWRCLVRRKGRM